In Paroedura picta isolate Pp20150507F chromosome 12, Ppicta_v3.0, whole genome shotgun sequence, one DNA window encodes the following:
- the LOC143822218 gene encoding tumor necrosis factor receptor superfamily member 10B-like isoform X1 — protein sequence MAPALRALLALSVTLGPLYNTNALSLYQKNSTLVTANLSGEESDFYLHEGLLCKMCPAGSYVFSPCKTTGTESSCKPCNNDTFTTHLNSLHACPPCKICRHLDQVTLKSCTRTSNAECACKSGTFCSPDQACETCQRCKPRCPDGEQMAQPCTPQSDIQCVPIPTSSPTPSPGKNNSETVTVVLVVAAIILVAIGFLTYKYRNKLRCCFRGNATRTRANSIHFKTLLWLQTKFTHGQPESEDNDRNTQVDLASQRHPGPSATRQPDETIPLQERECPVPIEEERRILVPTNEKDPEEALRLSFIHIVAMVPLTKWRPYMIALGLTENEIDIAKMNAKGDVSEQHFLMLRTWLEKNGKKASLDTLLTTLCDPAVNLKGVEQKIREVLISGKLYVYEE from the exons ATGGCCCCGGCGCTCAGGGCGCTTTTGGCCCTCTCGGTGACTTTGGGGCCCCTG TACAACACCAACGCCTTGAGTCTCTACCAGAAGAATTCTACTCTTGTGACCGCAAATCTAAGTGGTGAAGAGAGTGATTTCTACCTACACGAAGGGCTCCTCTGCAAGATGTGCCCTGCAG GTTCTTACGTCTTTAGTCCTTGCAAGACAACAGGGACAGAATCCAGTTGCAAACCCTGCAACAATGATACGTTCACCACACACTTGAATTCACTCCATGCATGTCCCCCCTGCAAAATCTGCAGACATCTAG ATCAAGTGACGCTGAAGTCATGCACTAGAACCAGTAATGCTGAATGCGCCTGCAAGAGTGGCACCTTTTGTTCCCCTGACCAGGCATGTGAAACATGCCAAAGGTGTAAGCCCAG GTGTCCTGATGGAGAACAGATGGCACAGCCTTGTACCCCACAAAGTGACATACAGTGTGTGCCAATCCCAACAAGCTCTCCAACTCCTTCACCAGGAAAGAACA ATTCCGAAACTGTTACTGTAGTTTTGGTAGTTGCTGCCATCATCCTTGTGGCCATCGGTTTCCTGACATACAAGTACAGAAACAAGCTCCGGTGCTGTTTTAGAG GCAACGCAACAAGAACTAGAGCAAACTCGATCCACTTCAAG ACTCTCCTGTGGCTGCAGACAAAATTCACTCATGGACAACCGGAGAGTGAAGACAATGACCGGAATACACAAGTAGACCTGGCATCCCAAAGGCACCCCGGCCCCAGTGCAACCAGGCAGCCTGATGAAACAATTCCTTTGCAAGAGAGG GAGTGTCCAGTGCCCATAGAAGAGGAGAGGAGGATACTGGTTCCTACAAATGAGAAGGATCCGGAAGAAG CTCTGCGTCTATCATTCATTCATATTGTGGCAATGGTGCCCCTCACCAAGTGGCGTCCCTACATGATAGCCCTTGGGTTAACAGAGAATGAGATTGACATTGCCAAAATGAACGCCAAAGGTGATGTGAGCGAGCAGCACTTCCTTATGCTTCGGACGTGgctggagaagaatgggaagaaagCATCTTTAGATACCTTGCTGACGACTCTCTGTGACCCAGCTGTGAATCTTAAGGGGGTTGAGCAAAAAATAAGGGAAGTCTTAATCTCTGGGAAGCTTTATGTCTATGAAGAATGA
- the LOC143822218 gene encoding tumor necrosis factor receptor superfamily member 10B-like isoform X3 — MAPALRALLALSVTLGPLYNTNALSLYQKNSTLVTANLSGEESDFYLHEGLLCKMCPAGSYVFSPCKTTGTESSCKPCNNDTFTTHLNSLHACPPCKICRHLDQVTLKSCTRTSNAECACKSGTFCSPDQACETCQRCKPRCPDGEQMAQPCTPQSDIQCVPIPTSSPTPSPGKNNSETVTVVLVVAAIILVAIGFLTYKYRNKLRCCFRGNATRTRANSIHFKECPVPIEEERRILVPTNEKDPEEALRLSFIHIVAMVPLTKWRPYMIALGLTENEIDIAKMNAKGDVSEQHFLMLRTWLEKNGKKASLDTLLTTLCDPAVNLKGVEQKIREVLISGKLYVYEE, encoded by the exons ATGGCCCCGGCGCTCAGGGCGCTTTTGGCCCTCTCGGTGACTTTGGGGCCCCTG TACAACACCAACGCCTTGAGTCTCTACCAGAAGAATTCTACTCTTGTGACCGCAAATCTAAGTGGTGAAGAGAGTGATTTCTACCTACACGAAGGGCTCCTCTGCAAGATGTGCCCTGCAG GTTCTTACGTCTTTAGTCCTTGCAAGACAACAGGGACAGAATCCAGTTGCAAACCCTGCAACAATGATACGTTCACCACACACTTGAATTCACTCCATGCATGTCCCCCCTGCAAAATCTGCAGACATCTAG ATCAAGTGACGCTGAAGTCATGCACTAGAACCAGTAATGCTGAATGCGCCTGCAAGAGTGGCACCTTTTGTTCCCCTGACCAGGCATGTGAAACATGCCAAAGGTGTAAGCCCAG GTGTCCTGATGGAGAACAGATGGCACAGCCTTGTACCCCACAAAGTGACATACAGTGTGTGCCAATCCCAACAAGCTCTCCAACTCCTTCACCAGGAAAGAACA ATTCCGAAACTGTTACTGTAGTTTTGGTAGTTGCTGCCATCATCCTTGTGGCCATCGGTTTCCTGACATACAAGTACAGAAACAAGCTCCGGTGCTGTTTTAGAG GCAACGCAACAAGAACTAGAGCAAACTCGATCCACTTCAAG GAGTGTCCAGTGCCCATAGAAGAGGAGAGGAGGATACTGGTTCCTACAAATGAGAAGGATCCGGAAGAAG CTCTGCGTCTATCATTCATTCATATTGTGGCAATGGTGCCCCTCACCAAGTGGCGTCCCTACATGATAGCCCTTGGGTTAACAGAGAATGAGATTGACATTGCCAAAATGAACGCCAAAGGTGATGTGAGCGAGCAGCACTTCCTTATGCTTCGGACGTGgctggagaagaatgggaagaaagCATCTTTAGATACCTTGCTGACGACTCTCTGTGACCCAGCTGTGAATCTTAAGGGGGTTGAGCAAAAAATAAGGGAAGTCTTAATCTCTGGGAAGCTTTATGTCTATGAAGAATGA
- the LOC143822218 gene encoding tumor necrosis factor receptor superfamily member 10B-like isoform X2 — MAPALRALLALSVTLGPLYNTNALSLYQKNSTLVTANLSGEESDFYLHEGLLCKMCPAGSYVFSPCKTTGTESSCKPCNNDTFTTHLNSLHACPPCKICRHLDQVTLKSCTRTSNAECACKSGTFCSPDQACETCQRCKPRCPDGEQMAQPCTPQSDIQCVPIPTSSPTPSPGKNNSETVTVVLVVAAIILVAIGFLTYKYRNKLRCCFRGNATRTRANSIHFKTKFTHGQPESEDNDRNTQVDLASQRHPGPSATRQPDETIPLQERECPVPIEEERRILVPTNEKDPEEALRLSFIHIVAMVPLTKWRPYMIALGLTENEIDIAKMNAKGDVSEQHFLMLRTWLEKNGKKASLDTLLTTLCDPAVNLKGVEQKIREVLISGKLYVYEE; from the exons ATGGCCCCGGCGCTCAGGGCGCTTTTGGCCCTCTCGGTGACTTTGGGGCCCCTG TACAACACCAACGCCTTGAGTCTCTACCAGAAGAATTCTACTCTTGTGACCGCAAATCTAAGTGGTGAAGAGAGTGATTTCTACCTACACGAAGGGCTCCTCTGCAAGATGTGCCCTGCAG GTTCTTACGTCTTTAGTCCTTGCAAGACAACAGGGACAGAATCCAGTTGCAAACCCTGCAACAATGATACGTTCACCACACACTTGAATTCACTCCATGCATGTCCCCCCTGCAAAATCTGCAGACATCTAG ATCAAGTGACGCTGAAGTCATGCACTAGAACCAGTAATGCTGAATGCGCCTGCAAGAGTGGCACCTTTTGTTCCCCTGACCAGGCATGTGAAACATGCCAAAGGTGTAAGCCCAG GTGTCCTGATGGAGAACAGATGGCACAGCCTTGTACCCCACAAAGTGACATACAGTGTGTGCCAATCCCAACAAGCTCTCCAACTCCTTCACCAGGAAAGAACA ATTCCGAAACTGTTACTGTAGTTTTGGTAGTTGCTGCCATCATCCTTGTGGCCATCGGTTTCCTGACATACAAGTACAGAAACAAGCTCCGGTGCTGTTTTAGAG GCAACGCAACAAGAACTAGAGCAAACTCGATCCACTTCAAG ACAAAATTCACTCATGGACAACCGGAGAGTGAAGACAATGACCGGAATACACAAGTAGACCTGGCATCCCAAAGGCACCCCGGCCCCAGTGCAACCAGGCAGCCTGATGAAACAATTCCTTTGCAAGAGAGG GAGTGTCCAGTGCCCATAGAAGAGGAGAGGAGGATACTGGTTCCTACAAATGAGAAGGATCCGGAAGAAG CTCTGCGTCTATCATTCATTCATATTGTGGCAATGGTGCCCCTCACCAAGTGGCGTCCCTACATGATAGCCCTTGGGTTAACAGAGAATGAGATTGACATTGCCAAAATGAACGCCAAAGGTGATGTGAGCGAGCAGCACTTCCTTATGCTTCGGACGTGgctggagaagaatgggaagaaagCATCTTTAGATACCTTGCTGACGACTCTCTGTGACCCAGCTGTGAATCTTAAGGGGGTTGAGCAAAAAATAAGGGAAGTCTTAATCTCTGGGAAGCTTTATGTCTATGAAGAATGA